One window from the genome of Eucalyptus grandis isolate ANBG69807.140 chromosome 7, ASM1654582v1, whole genome shotgun sequence encodes:
- the LOC104454446 gene encoding peroxidase 4-like, whose translation MASPSSFSKAILTLACVVLLIGGTSAQLSIFYYTETCPDLFPTVKSIVQEAIAKEARMGASLLRLFFHDCFVNGCDGSNLLDDTPTFTGEKNAAPNRNSLRGFDVVDQIKSAVEEVCPSIVSCADLLAIISRDAVEILGGPGWDVKLGRRDARTASQAAANVSIPPPTNNLSALISGFQNHGLSQQDLVALYGAHTVGQARCTNFRARIYNESNIDSSFAQAMKSNCPSVTGVGDNNLDGLDYQSATSFDNTYYVNLMRKRGLLHSDQQLFNGGSTDSLIRTYAQSQDTFFKDFAASMINMGDIKPLTGSNGEIRKNCRRIN comes from the exons ATGGCCTCgccttcttcattttcaaagGCCATTTTGACTTTGGCTTGCGTTGTGCTCCTCATCGGTGGCACGAGCGCTCAACTTTCGATTTTCTATTACACCGAAACTTGCCCCGACCTCTTCCCGACGGTGAAGTCAATCGTGCAAGAAGCGATTGCGAAAGAGGCCCGCATGGGCGCCTCGCTCCTCCGCTTGTTCTTCCACGACTGCTTCGTCAAT GGTTGCGACGGATCAAACCTCTTGGACGATACGCCTACTTTCACCGGAGAGAAGAACGCGGCCCCAAACCGAAATTCCTTGCGAGGGTTCGATGTGGTGGACCAGATTAAGTCCGCGGTGGAGGAAGTGTGCCCCAGCATCGTCTCCTGCGCCGATTTGTTGGCGATTATCTCCCGAGATGCGGTTGAGATA CTGGGAGGACCAGGGTGGGACGTGAAGCTAGGAAGGAGAGATGCGAGAACCGCCAGCCAGGCCGCAGCTAACGTTAGCATTCCTCCTCCAACTAATAACCTCAGCGCTCTCATTTCCGGCTTCCAAAATCATGGGCTTTCTCAACAAGACCTTGTCGCTCTATACG GAGCGCACACAGTTGGGCAAGCGAGATGCACAAACTTCCGGGCCAGGATCTACAACGAGAGCAACATCGACAGTTCATTTGCCCAGGCGATGAAGAGCAACTGCCCGAGCGTCACCGGCGTCGGCGACAACAACCTGGACGGGCTCGACTACCAGAGCGCGACATCGTTCGACAACACTTACTACGTCAACCTCATGAGGAAAAGAGGCCTCCTCCACTCCGACCAACAGCTCTTCAATGGCGGGTCCACCGACTCGCTCATCAGGACTTACGCCCAAAGCCAAGATACCTTCTTCAAGGACTTTGCGGCCTCCATGATCAATATGGGCGACATCAAGCCCCTCACCGGATCCAACGGCGAGATCAGGAAGAACTGTAGGAGGATCAATTAA
- the LOC104454447 gene encoding peroxidase 52-like has translation MGASLLRLFFHDCFVNGCDGSLLLDDTPTFTGEKNAAPNVNSARGFEVVDQVKSAVEGVCPGIVSCADLLAIIARDSVVILGGPWWPVKLGRRDARSASQAAANESIPRPTSDLNELISSFRNVGLNIRDLVALAGGHTIGLSRCTNFRDRVYNETNIDVLLAQTRKFGCPGIDGVDDDNLAPLDFQTPITFDHSYYSNLVQRRGLLHSDQQLFNGGPTDSFVRLYSRSPLAFQGDFVASITRMGDIKPLTGSNGEIRRNCRRVN, from the exons ATGGGCGCCTCACTGCTTCGCCTGTTCTTCCATGATTGCTTCGTCAAT GGCTGCGACGGATCACTTCTTCTGGATGATACACCTACCTTCACTGGAGAGAAAAACGCCGCTCCAAATGTCAATTCAGCGCGAGGGTTCGAAGTGGTCGACCAAGTTAAGTCCGCCGTGGAGGGGGTGTGTCCAGGCATCGTCTCGTGTGCCGATCTGTTGGCGATTATTGCACGAGACTCCGTCGTGATC CTTGGAGGGCCATGGTGGCCAGTGAAGCTGGGAAGAAGAGATGCTAGAAGCGCAAGCCAAGCAGCTGCTAATGAGAGCATCCCCCGGCCGACGTCCGACCTCAACGAATTAATCTCCTCGTTCCGAAATGTCGGTCTCAACATCAGGGACCTCGTGGCTTTAGCAG GAGGCCACACGATCGGACTATCAAGATGCACGAACTTCAGGGACCGGGTCTACAACGAGACCAACATCGACGTGCTGTTGGCCCAAACGAGGAAGTTCGGCTGCCCTGGCATCGACGGCGTGGACGACGACAATCTGGCCCCGCTCGACTTCCAGACCCCGATAACGTTCGACCACAGCTACTACTCCAACCTCGTCCAGAGGCGCGGCCTTCTCCACTCGGACCAGCAGCTCTTCAACGGCGGGCCCACCGACTCGTTCGTGAGGCTCTATAGCAGAAGCCCGCTCGCCTTCCAGGGGGACTTCGTGGCCTCCATCACGAGGATGGGCGACATCAAGCCCCTCACCGGATCCAACGGTGAGATTCGGAGGAACTGCAGGAGGGTTAATTGA
- the LOC104455920 gene encoding putative protein TPRXL, with amino-acid sequence MMNRSLNPRDHPETFQIKQDGKFFSRLLSREGSVANTSSRLPYYGGAARSVPFTWESQPGTPKHAFSDASLRPLTPPPSISTPVLTGSSSSSQGRHRKRNLSMSAAFSRFTSKRSHRASPSSSVSSGSTSSSSWSSYNSSPSTSRFRIHRHFFSCSGSSMLYDNEEIGDEKEDGYGSPDLTLSFGERREYSDKFRGCYSMGNVKKRFLSILGQRQGTY; translated from the coding sequence atgatgaatcGCAGCCTTAACCCTAGGGACCATCCAGAGACCttccaaatcaagcaagatggCAAGTTCTTCTCTAGGCTCTTGTCTAGGGAAGGCTCCGTCGCGAACACCTCCTCCCGCCTCCCCTACTATGGCGGGGCCGCCCGCTCGGTGCCCTTCACTTGGGAGTCCCAGCCGGGGACGCCGAAGCACGCCTTCTCCGACGCCTCTCTCCGTCCCCTCACGCCTCCTCCTTCCATCTCCACCCCTGTGCTCACCGGTTCCAGCTCCTCCTCGCAGGGCCGTCATCGCAAGCGGAACTTGTCCATGAGCGCCGCTTTCTCAAGGTTCACCTCTAAAAGGTCCCATCGTGCATCACCGTCATCATCGGTTTCTTCAGGGTCGACATCGTCGTCGTCTTGGTCATCTTATAACTCTTCCCCATCCACTTCGAGGTTCCGTATCCATCGCCATTTTTTCTCTTGCTCGGGATCTTCTATGCTTTATGACAATGAAGAGATTGGCGACGAGAAAGAAGATGGCTACGGATCTCCGGATTTGACGCTGAGCTTCGGGGAGAGGAGGGAATACTCAGACAAGTTCAGGGGTTGCTATTCAATGGGGAAcgtgaagaagaggttcttgtCCATCTTAGGGCAAAGACAAGGTACTTATTGA
- the LOC104454449 gene encoding LOB domain-containing protein 15 isoform X1 has protein sequence MSRESRERFDEIGKKIKRDGDASHHHLMGRRHMLGPPGTLNTITPCAACKLLRRRCAQECPFSPYFSPHEPQKFASVHKVFGASNVSKMLMEVPESQRADAANSLVYEANVRLRDPVYGCMGAISALQQQIQSLQAELNAVRSEILKYKYREAGIISPTSHVTLLSPGTVSIAAPPPTPPPQSAPTSLPPPLPPASSPPSLFTQPGGTTDYGGISSENVSYFG, from the exons ATGTCCAGAGAAAG TAGggagagatttgatgagatagGCAAGAAGATCAAAAGAGACGGAGATGCTTCGCATCATCATCTTATGGGAAGGAGACACATGCTGGGTCCTCCAGGAACCCTAAACACCATCACTCCCTGTGCAGCCTGCAAGCTCTTGAGAAGGAGGTGTGCTCAAGAATGTCCTTTCTCTCCTTATTTCTCTCCCCATGAACCCCAGAAATTCGCTTCTGTTCATAAAGTCTTCGGCGCCAGCAATGTCTCCAAGATGCTCATG GAGGTACCTGAGAGCCAAAGAGCTGACGCGGCGAACAGTCTCGTCTACGAAGCGAATGTGAGGCTGCGAGACCCAGTTTACGGGTGCATGGGTGCGATTTCGGCTTTACAACAGCAAATTCAGTCCTTGCAAGCTGAGCTAAACGCGGTGAGGTCCGAAATCCTCAAGTACAAGTATAGAGAAGCAGGCATCATCAGTCCCACTTCTCATGTGACTTTGCTTTCACCGGGCACAGTCTCCATTGCCGCGCCGCCTCCCACCCCGCCACCGCAGTCTGCTCCTACCTCATTGCCGCCTCCTCTCCCGCCTGCCTCCTCGCCTCCTTCCTTGTTTACACAGCCGGGTGGCACAACTGACTACGGCGGCATCTCCAGCGAGAATGTCTCTTATTTTGGTTAA
- the LOC104454449 gene encoding LOB domain-containing protein 15 isoform X2 encodes MSRERERFDEIGKKIKRDGDASHHHLMGRRHMLGPPGTLNTITPCAACKLLRRRCAQECPFSPYFSPHEPQKFASVHKVFGASNVSKMLMEVPESQRADAANSLVYEANVRLRDPVYGCMGAISALQQQIQSLQAELNAVRSEILKYKYREAGIISPTSHVTLLSPGTVSIAAPPPTPPPQSAPTSLPPPLPPASSPPSLFTQPGGTTDYGGISSENVSYFG; translated from the exons ATGTCCAGAGAAAG ggagagatttgatgagatagGCAAGAAGATCAAAAGAGACGGAGATGCTTCGCATCATCATCTTATGGGAAGGAGACACATGCTGGGTCCTCCAGGAACCCTAAACACCATCACTCCCTGTGCAGCCTGCAAGCTCTTGAGAAGGAGGTGTGCTCAAGAATGTCCTTTCTCTCCTTATTTCTCTCCCCATGAACCCCAGAAATTCGCTTCTGTTCATAAAGTCTTCGGCGCCAGCAATGTCTCCAAGATGCTCATG GAGGTACCTGAGAGCCAAAGAGCTGACGCGGCGAACAGTCTCGTCTACGAAGCGAATGTGAGGCTGCGAGACCCAGTTTACGGGTGCATGGGTGCGATTTCGGCTTTACAACAGCAAATTCAGTCCTTGCAAGCTGAGCTAAACGCGGTGAGGTCCGAAATCCTCAAGTACAAGTATAGAGAAGCAGGCATCATCAGTCCCACTTCTCATGTGACTTTGCTTTCACCGGGCACAGTCTCCATTGCCGCGCCGCCTCCCACCCCGCCACCGCAGTCTGCTCCTACCTCATTGCCGCCTCCTCTCCCGCCTGCCTCCTCGCCTCCTTCCTTGTTTACACAGCCGGGTGGCACAACTGACTACGGCGGCATCTCCAGCGAGAATGTCTCTTATTTTGGTTAA